GGGTGTCGCGCTCATGAGCTTCATGGTCAGGGCGACGTGCGCGGGCGAAGCCCCTCGCCCGAACCCGAGCCGCGCGGCGAGCATCGCCAGGTCGCTCGCGGGGAGGCGGACGCGGTCGATGCGACGAGGGTGACGGGCCAGCAGCTCCCACGACGCGAGCGCCGCCTTCCGCAGCCCCTGGAGCCGGGGCGCACCCGCGCGCCACAGCCCGAGGCTGGCGGTGAACGTCGTGTTCAGCAGGACCAGGCCTCGGACGACCCCGCCCATCTCCACCGGGAAGTCCTCACCGAACGAGGCGAGCGCCTGGACCGTCATCCCGCCCATGGAATGCCCCACCACGAGCGCTCGGCCGGCCGTCGCCGCCTCGAGGACGGCCCACAGGTCCCGACCCAGCGTGTCCGGCGTGAACGCGGTCTGCCCGTCCGGACCGCGCGCCGGACCAGACCGGCCGTGTCCGCGCGCGTCGTAGACGACGACCCGGTACCGGCCCTCTGCGGCTAGCTCGCGCACCTGGTAGTGCCATATGTCCGAGGACAGCGTGAACCCGTGGAGGAAGACGATCGCGGGCGCGTCCGCGGGTCCGTGGACCCGGCAGTGCAGCCGGGTCCCGTCGAAGCTGGTCGCCTCCACGACCTCCCCGCGGACGGACCCGAACCGCTCGGCTCCCGCGCGGTCGCGGGCGCCGAGCAGGCGGCGGTAGACCACCTCCTCGACCGCGGCGCCGACGACCGCGCCGGCGGCCAGGGTCCCCAGGGCGAGGAGGCCCGTCCGGGCCTTCCCTCGGGGCCGGCCCCCCATCAGGACGCCTCCACCGCGATCTCGGTCGAGAGCTCCCCCTCGAACCCCTCAGCCTTCAGCTCGGCGTGCACGACGTAGGTCCCCTCTGCGGTGGGCGTCCACGTCTCGGCGTAGCGCGTCCCGGACTGGCCCTGAAGCGCCTCCTGGTCCTGGGCCTGTCCGAACATGCGCTCAGACGACGAGCGCCAGATCTCCCGGCCTCCACTCGTGACCCAGAAGTCGTAGCGCTGGGAGGTCGGGTAGGTCAGGGTGCGCGGCCGTCCGGAGTTGTTCATGAGGGACAGGGTCATGCGGACGGCTGCGCCCGGCTTCGCCCGGGCCGGCTCCACGCGAAGGTTGACCGTGACGTCGCTCACGTTGCGGACATCCCCCGCCACCCGGCTCTCGCCGGTGGAGCACCCGGCGAGGAGCAGGGCGAAAGCGACCAGGAGTCGCCTCATGACAGGTGCACCCGGGGGACCCGGGCCCCCACCGAGCAGACGACCTCGTAGCTGATCGTGCCCAGGGCGGCGGCGATCTCGTCGGCGGTGATCTCCTCGGCGCCCTGCCGCCCCAGGAGCACGACCTCGTCTCCCGGCGCCACCTCGTCGTCGCCGCAGTCGACCATGATCGTGTCCATCGTCACCGTTCCGGCCACGCGGCGCCGTTTCCCGCCGACGAGCACGCAGCCCCGGTTGGAGAGCGGACGGGCGAAGCCGTCCGCGTAGCCGATCGGGACGGTGGCGATCGTGGTCTCGGTGCTGGGAGCCCACGTGAGCCCGTACGAGACGCCCTCACCGGCGCGCACCCGGCGGACCAGCCCAACCGCGCTCGTCACGCGCATCGCCGGCCGCAGCTCGACGAGCGACCGCATCCGGTCCGCGGGGTAGAGCCCGTAGCAGGCGATGCCGGTCCGGACCATGTCGAGGTGCGAGTCGGGCCGGGCGATGGTCGCGGCGGAGTTGGCCAGATGCCTCACCGGGACCTCCACCCCGGCCGCCTCTACCTCCTCGCAGACCTGCTGGAACCGTCGCACCTGCAGCCCGATGGACGGGTGGTCGGGCTCCTCGGCCGCGGCCAGGTGGCTCCACAGTCCCTCGAGCTCGAGGGCCCCTTCGTCCACGACCGCCCGCACGAGGTCCAGGGCCTGCTCGGGCGGGGCGCCCTCCCTGTGCATCCCGGTATCGACCACCACGTGGACCGGGAGACGTTCCCCGTACGCGGCAGCCGCCGTCGCGAGCGCCTCGACCGCGTCGAGCGTCGAGATGCTGGGGGTGAGTCGGTGCGCGACGACCTCCTTGCAGGCCGAGGGGTGCGTCTCGCCGAGCACGAGGATCGGCACGTCGATCCCCGCGTCGCGCAGTCGGACCCCCTCCTCCACGAGAGCCACGCCGAGACGGTCGACCCCGGCGTCCACGCAGGCGGACGCGACGGCCACGTCGCCGTGGCCGTACGCGTTCGCCTTGACGACCTGCAGGTGGGCCGTGCCGGGCCGCAGCAGTCCGCGCAGCGCCCGACAGTTCGCGGCGATCGCCCCGAGGTCCACCTCGGCAACCGTCGGCCTCCACCGCGTCAAGGCGCCTCCACGACGGTGCGCATCGGGTACGGCGGTGTCCGACGCGAGGTCCGCCGCAGCGCGAGCGGAAGCGCGTCTACCACGTCGCCGGCAGCCATCGCAGACCGGCCGAGCCGTGCGGCCGCGATATCCCCCGCGGTGCCGTGCAGCCACGCGGCTGCCCAGGTGGCGGCCGCAGGGTCGGCTCCGCGCGCCACGAGCGCCCCGGCCACGCCGGTGAGCACGTCTCCCGTCCCGCCCGTGGCGAGCCCGGGGTTGCCGGTCACGTTCACCCAGCAGGTCCCGTCCGGGGCCGCCGTGACCGCCCGGCGCCCCTTCAGGTGGACGACCGAGCGCCAGGAGGACGCCAGCTCACGGGCGGCGGCCAGCCGGTCGGGCCCTAGCTCGCGCCCGAGCAGCCGAGCCGCCTCGCCCCCGTGGGGGGTGAGCACGGTGGCCGCGCCGCGGGAGCTCATCGCGTCGCTGCCCACCTCGGCCAGCGCCCAGAGACCGTCGGCGTCGACCACGAGGGGGAGATCTGTCTCGAGCGCCCTCGCGACGAGCTCCACCGGCCCCGGACCTCGGCCGAGACCGGGTCCGATCGCGAGCCCGCTCAGCTTCGGGAGCCGGTCGGCGAACTCGTCGAAGGCCTTGGCTCCCAGCCGGCCCTCCGCGTCGGGGAGGCCGACCTTCACGGCCTCCGGGACGGCCGCCTCGACCACGTCCAGCGACGACCGCGGGAGCCCCAGGACGACCAGGCCCGCCCCCGACCGCAGCGCCGCCCGCGCCACGAGCACCGCGGCGCCTGTCATCCCCTCCGACCCGGCCAGGACACCGAGGGCGCCGACCCGGTACTTGTGGGTGTCCTCCTCGAGCGGAGGGAGCACCTCGGCGACATCGGCGGCGCCGGGCACCCACACGGACGCATCCCCTACGTCGATCCCGATATCGGCCACGTCGATGCGTCCGCATCTGAGGGAGCCGGGCACGGCGACGTGCCCCACCTTGAGCGCCTGGATCGCTACCGTCACGTCCGCCCGGACGGCGGCGCCGGTCACGGCGCCCGTCGATCCGTCCACGCCGGACGGGATGTCCACCGAGACGACCGGGACGCGCGCCTCCCCCATCGCGACCATCGCCTCCCGCGCCACCCCCGTCGGCTCCCCGGTGAACCCCGTTCCGAAGACCGCATCCACCACGGCATGCGCACCGGCCGTCGCCCGTTCGAAGGCGGTGCGGTCCCACCGGAGCACGCGCACACCCGGGAGCCCGCGGAGCATCTCCCGGTGCGTGGCCGCGTCCCCGATGGGGGGCTGGAGTTCCAGCACGGTCACCGTGGCACCCGCACGTGCGAGGTGGCGGGCGGCGCCGTAGCCGTCCCCGCCGTTGCTGCCCTTGCCGCAGACGATCACGGCGCGCCGTCCGTAGGCCCCTCCCCAGAGCCTGAGGGTGGATACCGCGCAGGCGTGGGCGGCGCGGTCCATCAGCTCGGCCCCCCGGACGCCGGCCGCTATCGCGGCCTGGTCGAAACGGCGCATCTGAGCCGGGGTGAGCGCGGGTTCCATGACGACCCCAGGCTAACCGCCGAACGCGGTCAGCCCGTGCGCCACCGCTCGGCCAACAGCTGGACCGAGCCGATCAAGAGGTCGCCGACGTCGAGGTCGGCGAGCAGGTCGTCGCGGAAATGCGGTTCGGTCTCGGTCACGAGGTCCCGCAGGGCGGCGTACCGGTCGCGGTACCCCTCGAGCACCGCCCGCATCTCCGCGGCCGGGAGCCGGTCGGCGAGCTCGACGTGCAGCAGGACGAGACCGGTCACCTCGACGCCCTTCACCTCGGGGATGAGGATGATGGTCCGTCCGTCCCGGCGCCCGCGGGTCACGAGGACCTCCTTCTCCGCGACGACCCTGGCCTTCGTCCCGCGCAGGCGGGGGTCGGACTCGGTGCGGGTGGGGATGTCGGCGGCGATCCCGCCGCGGTCCGTCATCTGGACGGTCCCCCCCTCGCCGCTGCCCCCGACCCGGTAGTGGCTGAACCCGGTCACGGAGCGCACGGCCGCGTCGAGGGCGGCGAGCGTGCGCAGCGTGCGGTAGCTGAGCCGGTCGCGCGACGTCCCCACCGACAGCGCCTGCTGGACCAGCTCCGCCTGCAGGAAGGTCTCGTCGGACCGGGAGATACCGACCGTCACCGTCTTCGCCTGGTGCTTGATGGCGTCGACCGGTCTCGTGAGCTCGTCGATCCCAGCGGTGAGCGCGGCGGTGAGGTCTTCTATGACGACGCTCGGCGTCCCGATCTTGCCGTTCTCGAGGTGGTACATCTCGAGCGGCGATACCCCTGTCGCGTACCTCAGGAGCGAGGCGATCCGTACGGCCGTGTTCGCCTCCAGGTGCCCGTTGAACTCTCCTCGGCGCAGCGCTTCCGAGAACCTCTCGGCGATCGGCGCGACGACCGGCGCCAGCTCGCGCAGGATCTGGTCGGGGTCCCGGGTCCGCTCCAGCGTCTCCTCGACCGCCCCCCGCGCCTCCCGCAGCAGCCGGGCCTGGGCGTCGATCGCGAGCGCGGCCTCGTAGCCGAAAAGGTGGCCGGCCATGGCGGACAGCACGAACGCGAGCTCGGGGTGGACGGCTGGGACCTGGATCACATCGAGCGCGGCAGGGAACCGCGCGTCTCCCTCGCTGGCCACCACGATGGGAGCCGCCTTGTGGGCGCGGTAGATGGCGATCTCCTTCGCCACGTCCTCCGCGTTCGATCCGGACAGCCCGGCTGCGCAGACGAGGATCAGCGGCTCGGAGGAGAGGTCGATGTGCTTCTTGTCCTCGGTGAAGTCACAGGCGATGGACTTGTAGCAGAGCTCCGACAGCTTGAT
Above is a window of Actinomycetota bacterium DNA encoding:
- a CDS encoding alpha/beta fold hydrolase, which gives rise to MGGRPRGKARTGLLALGTLAAGAVVGAAVEEVVYRRLLGARDRAGAERFGSVRGEVVEATSFDGTRLHCRVHGPADAPAIVFLHGFTLSSDIWHYQVRELAAEGRYRVVVYDARGHGRSGPARGPDGQTAFTPDTLGRDLWAVLEAATAGRALVVGHSMGGMTVQALASFGEDFPVEMGGVVRGLVLLNTTFTASLGLWRAGAPRLQGLRKAALASWELLARHPRRIDRVRLPASDLAMLAARLGFGRGASPAHVALTMKLMSATPTDTLVAAVGGLAEFESIENLAAIDVPTLVVAGDRDLVTPVWLAREMSERIPDAQLVVLEGAGHMGMLERPDELTDLIRTFADKVLQ
- a CDS encoding BsuPI-related putative proteinase inhibitor; translated protein: MRRLLVAFALLLAGCSTGESRVAGDVRNVSDVTVNLRVEPARAKPGAAVRMTLSLMNNSGRPRTLTYPTSQRYDFWVTSGGREIWRSSSERMFGQAQDQEALQGQSGTRYAETWTPTAEGTYVVHAELKAEGFEGELSTEIAVEAS
- the alr gene encoding alanine racemase — protein: MTRWRPTVAEVDLGAIAANCRALRGLLRPGTAHLQVVKANAYGHGDVAVASACVDAGVDRLGVALVEEGVRLRDAGIDVPILVLGETHPSACKEVVAHRLTPSISTLDAVEALATAAAAYGERLPVHVVVDTGMHREGAPPEQALDLVRAVVDEGALELEGLWSHLAAAEEPDHPSIGLQVRRFQQVCEEVEAAGVEVPVRHLANSAATIARPDSHLDMVRTGIACYGLYPADRMRSLVELRPAMRVTSAVGLVRRVRAGEGVSYGLTWAPSTETTIATVPIGYADGFARPLSNRGCVLVGGKRRRVAGTVTMDTIMVDCGDDEVAPGDEVVLLGRQGAEEITADEIAAALGTISYEVVCSVGARVPRVHLS
- a CDS encoding NAD(P)H-hydrate dehydratase, yielding MEPALTPAQMRRFDQAAIAAGVRGAELMDRAAHACAVSTLRLWGGAYGRRAVIVCGKGSNGGDGYGAARHLARAGATVTVLELQPPIGDAATHREMLRGLPGVRVLRWDRTAFERATAGAHAVVDAVFGTGFTGEPTGVAREAMVAMGEARVPVVSVDIPSGVDGSTGAVTGAAVRADVTVAIQALKVGHVAVPGSLRCGRIDVADIGIDVGDASVWVPGAADVAEVLPPLEEDTHKYRVGALGVLAGSEGMTGAAVLVARAALRSGAGLVVLGLPRSSLDVVEAAVPEAVKVGLPDAEGRLGAKAFDEFADRLPKLSGLAIGPGLGRGPGPVELVARALETDLPLVVDADGLWALAEVGSDAMSSRGAATVLTPHGGEAARLLGRELGPDRLAAARELASSWRSVVHLKGRRAVTAAPDGTCWVNVTGNPGLATGGTGDVLTGVAGALVARGADPAAATWAAAWLHGTAGDIAAARLGRSAMAAGDVVDALPLALRRTSRRTPPYPMRTVVEAP
- a CDS encoding SIS domain-containing protein, which codes for PVTVEALPATELSGFALREDMSDTLIVAISQSGTTTDTNRTVDIARARGARVIAIVNRRGSDLVSRADGVLYTSDGRDVEMAVPSTKAFYAQVAAGFLLAEALASHLGAAPTADRTEVLRSLRELPEAMEAVLARRQEISEIAYRHAPSRRYWAVVGNGNNRVAAEEVRIKLSELCYKSIACDFTEDKKHIDLSSEPLILVCAAGLSGSNAEDVAKEIAIYRAHKAAPIVVASEGDARFPAALDVIQVPAVHPELAFVLSAMAGHLFGYEAALAIDAQARLLREARGAVEETLERTRDPDQILRELAPVVAPIAERFSEALRRGEFNGHLEANTAVRIASLLRYATGVSPLEMYHLENGKIGTPSVVIEDLTAALTAGIDELTRPVDAIKHQAKTVTVGISRSDETFLQAELVQQALSVGTSRDRLSYRTLRTLAALDAAVRSVTGFSHYRVGGSGEGGTVQMTDRGGIAADIPTRTESDPRLRGTKARVVAEKEVLVTRGRRDGRTIILIPEVKGVEVTGLVLLHVELADRLPAAEMRAVLEGYRDRYAALRDLVTETEPHFRDDLLADLDVGDLLIGSVQLLAERWRTG